Proteins encoded together in one Rhizobacter sp. J219 window:
- the asd gene encoding archaetidylserine decarboxylase (Phosphatidylserine decarboxylase is synthesized as a single chain precursor. Generation of the pyruvoyl active site from a Ser is coupled to cleavage of a Gly-Ser bond between the larger (beta) and smaller (alpha chains). It is an integral membrane protein.) — MSDRFAVLPQYLLPKGPLTALAGRGASARAGKLTTDFVRWFVRRYKVDMSEAANPDIASYPSFNEFFTRALKPGARPIAQADLVCPVDGAISQFGAIERDLIFQAKGHRYTTTALVGGDAGLATQFDHGHFATLYLSPRDYHRIHMPCDGTLTRMIHVPGDLFSVNPTTARGVPGLFARNERVVCVFEGPRGPFVLVLVGATIVGSMATVWHGVVNPPRVTKVREWRYPASPGDQPVHLKQGEEMGRFLLGSTVVMLFPKSELAFNPAWQPGGAIRLGEVMANYRTNR, encoded by the coding sequence GTGTCTGACCGATTCGCTGTTCTGCCCCAGTACTTGCTCCCCAAGGGCCCCTTGACCGCCCTCGCCGGCCGCGGCGCCTCGGCGCGGGCGGGCAAGCTGACGACCGACTTCGTGCGCTGGTTCGTGCGCCGCTACAAGGTGGACATGAGCGAGGCGGCCAACCCCGACATCGCCAGCTACCCGAGCTTCAACGAGTTCTTCACCCGCGCGCTCAAGCCGGGCGCCCGGCCCATCGCCCAGGCCGACCTGGTCTGCCCGGTCGATGGGGCGATCAGCCAGTTCGGCGCCATCGAGCGCGACCTGATCTTCCAGGCCAAGGGGCACCGCTACACGACGACGGCGCTGGTGGGCGGCGACGCCGGCCTGGCCACCCAGTTCGATCACGGCCATTTCGCGACGCTCTACCTGAGCCCGCGCGACTACCACCGCATCCACATGCCCTGCGACGGCACGCTCACGCGCATGATCCACGTGCCGGGCGACCTCTTCTCGGTCAACCCGACCACGGCGCGCGGCGTGCCGGGGCTTTTCGCGCGCAACGAGCGTGTGGTGTGCGTGTTCGAAGGCCCGCGCGGCCCCTTCGTGCTGGTGCTGGTGGGCGCGACCATCGTCGGCAGCATGGCGACCGTCTGGCACGGCGTGGTGAACCCGCCCCGGGTGACCAAGGTGCGCGAGTGGCGCTATCCCGCCAGCCCCGGCGACCAGCCGGTGCACCTGAAACAGGGCGAGGAGATGGGCCGCTTCCTGTTGGGCTCTACCGTCGTGATGCTGTTTCCCAAAAGCGAGCTCGCGTTCAACCCGGCCTGGCAGCCGGGCGGCGCCATCCGGCTCGGCGAGGTCATGGCGAACTACAGAACCAACCGGTAG
- the ahpC gene encoding alkyl hydroperoxide reductase subunit C has protein sequence MSIINTQVPAFKTQAFHGGKFIDVSDETLKGKWSVLIFMPAAFTFNCPTEVEDAADNYAEFQKLGAEVYIVTTDTHFSHKVWHETSPAVGKAKFPLVGDPTHTLTNAFGVHIPEEGLALRGTFVINPEGVIKTAEIHSNEIARDVKETLRKLKAAQYTAKNPGQVCPAKWNDGAKTITPSLDLVGKI, from the coding sequence ATGTCCATCATCAACACGCAAGTCCCCGCTTTCAAAACCCAAGCCTTCCATGGCGGCAAGTTCATCGACGTCAGCGATGAGACGCTGAAGGGCAAGTGGTCCGTGCTGATCTTCATGCCGGCCGCCTTCACCTTCAACTGCCCGACCGAAGTGGAAGATGCTGCCGACAACTACGCCGAATTCCAGAAGCTCGGCGCCGAGGTCTACATCGTCACCACCGACACCCACTTCTCGCACAAGGTGTGGCACGAGACCTCGCCGGCCGTCGGCAAGGCCAAGTTCCCGCTGGTGGGCGACCCCACCCATACGCTGACCAACGCTTTCGGCGTGCACATCCCCGAAGAGGGCCTGGCCCTGCGCGGCACCTTCGTGATCAACCCCGAAGGCGTCATCAAGACCGCCGAGATCCACTCGAACGAAATCGCCCGTGACGTCAAGGAAACGCTGCGCAAGCTGAAGGCTGCCCAGTACACCGCCAAGAACCCCGGCCAGGTCTGCCCGGCCAAATGGAACGACGGCGCCAAGACGATCACCCCGTCGCTCGACCTCGTCGGCAAGATCTAA
- the ahpF gene encoding alkyl hydroperoxide reductase subunit F, translating into MLDANLTAQLKAYLERVREPFEMVASLDDSQNARDMRELLEEITQLSPQITLRTDGQDARRPLFALNRVGANMSLRFAAIPLGHEFTSLVLALLWVGGHPPKAEPEVIEQIKALDGDYTFEVYMSLTCHNCPDVVQALSLMAVLNPKVKVTIVDGGLFQQEVDERQIMAVPAVFLNGEMFASGRMTVEEIVAKLDTKSGEREAAKLDAREPYDVLVVGGGPAGAAAAVYAARKGIRTGVAAERFGGQVNDTLAIENYISVLETDGPKFAMSLEQHVKAYDVDVINLQRAEKLIPASQPGGLIEVQFASGGSLKSKTVIISTGARWRNVNVPGEQEYKNKGVAYCPHCDGPLFKGKRVAVIGGGNSGVEAAIDLAGVVSHVTLFEFADKLRADAVLVKKLQSLPNVVIHTNAQTTEITGDGQKVNGLTYTDRASGESKHVELEGVFVQIGLVPNTEWLKGTLELSRFGEIVVDAKGATSVPGVFAAGDVTTVPFKQIIIAAGDGAKAALGAFDHLMRS; encoded by the coding sequence ATGTTGGACGCCAACCTCACAGCCCAGTTGAAGGCCTACCTCGAGCGGGTCCGCGAGCCGTTCGAGATGGTGGCCTCGCTGGACGATTCGCAGAACGCGCGTGACATGCGCGAGCTGCTCGAAGAGATCACGCAGCTCTCGCCGCAGATCACGCTGCGCACCGACGGGCAGGACGCTCGTCGCCCCTTGTTCGCACTGAACCGCGTCGGCGCCAACATGAGCCTGCGATTCGCCGCCATCCCGCTCGGCCACGAGTTCACCTCGCTCGTGCTGGCCCTGCTGTGGGTCGGCGGCCATCCGCCCAAGGCCGAGCCCGAGGTAATCGAGCAGATCAAGGCACTCGACGGTGATTACACCTTCGAGGTCTACATGTCGCTGACCTGCCACAACTGCCCCGACGTCGTGCAGGCGCTGAGCCTGATGGCGGTGCTCAACCCGAAGGTGAAGGTCACCATCGTCGACGGCGGTCTCTTCCAGCAGGAAGTGGACGAGCGCCAGATCATGGCCGTGCCGGCGGTGTTCTTGAACGGCGAGATGTTCGCCTCGGGCCGCATGACGGTCGAGGAGATCGTGGCCAAGCTCGACACGAAGTCGGGCGAGCGCGAAGCGGCCAAGCTCGACGCACGCGAGCCCTACGACGTGCTCGTGGTCGGCGGTGGCCCGGCCGGCGCCGCAGCGGCGGTGTACGCCGCGCGCAAGGGCATCCGCACCGGTGTGGCGGCCGAGCGCTTCGGCGGCCAGGTGAACGACACGCTGGCGATCGAGAACTACATCTCGGTGCTCGAAACGGACGGGCCGAAGTTCGCCATGTCGCTGGAGCAGCACGTGAAGGCGTACGACGTCGACGTGATCAACCTGCAGCGCGCCGAGAAGCTGATTCCGGCGTCACAGCCGGGTGGACTGATCGAGGTGCAGTTCGCAAGCGGCGGGTCGCTCAAGAGCAAGACAGTGATCATCTCGACCGGCGCCCGCTGGCGCAACGTCAACGTGCCCGGCGAGCAGGAATACAAGAACAAGGGCGTGGCCTACTGCCCACACTGCGACGGCCCGCTCTTCAAGGGCAAGCGCGTGGCGGTGATCGGCGGCGGCAACTCAGGCGTCGAGGCGGCGATCGACCTCGCCGGGGTGGTGTCGCATGTGACGCTGTTCGAGTTCGCCGACAAGCTGCGCGCCGACGCGGTGCTGGTGAAGAAGCTTCAGAGCCTGCCCAACGTGGTGATCCACACCAACGCGCAGACGACCGAGATCACCGGCGACGGCCAGAAGGTCAACGGCCTCACCTACACCGACCGCGCGAGCGGTGAGTCGAAGCATGTCGAGCTTGAAGGCGTGTTCGTGCAGATCGGCCTGGTGCCCAACACCGAATGGCTGAAGGGCACGTTGGAGCTGAGCCGCTTCGGTGAGATCGTGGTCGATGCGAAGGGCGCGACCTCGGTGCCGGGCGTGTTCGCCGCTGGCGACGTGACGACGGTTCCGTTCAAGCAGATCATCATCGCGGCCGGGGATGGCGCGAAGGCGGCGCTCGGCGCGTTCGATCACCTGATGCGCAGCTAG
- the map gene encoding type I methionyl aminopeptidase has protein sequence MTITIKTADDAAKMRIAGRLASEVLDMLTPHVKPGVTTEHLDKLAHDHIVNVQGAIPAPLHYQPPGYTPYPKSICTSVNHQVCHGIPNDRPLKNGDIVNIDVTVIKDGWHGDTSRMFVVGEGSIAAKRLCSFTYDAMWKGIVKVKPGARLGDIGHAIQTFAENAGFSIVREFCGHGIGQKFHEEPQVLHYGRPGTLEELVPGMVFTIEPMINAGKREIRETGDGWTIVTRDRSLSAQWEHTVLVTETGYEVLTLSAGSPPPPAFVAPPVSVNASASV, from the coding sequence ATGACGATCACCATCAAGACCGCCGACGATGCCGCCAAGATGCGCATCGCTGGCCGCCTCGCGTCCGAGGTGCTGGACATGCTCACGCCGCACGTCAAACCCGGCGTCACCACCGAACACCTCGACAAGCTGGCGCACGACCACATCGTCAACGTGCAAGGTGCGATTCCGGCTCCGCTGCACTATCAGCCTCCCGGCTACACGCCCTACCCCAAGTCGATCTGCACCTCGGTGAACCACCAGGTCTGCCACGGCATCCCGAACGACCGGCCGCTCAAGAACGGCGACATCGTCAACATCGACGTCACCGTCATCAAGGACGGCTGGCACGGCGACACAAGCCGCATGTTTGTGGTGGGCGAAGGATCGATCGCCGCCAAGCGCCTGTGCAGCTTCACCTATGACGCCATGTGGAAAGGCATCGTGAAGGTCAAGCCTGGCGCGCGCCTGGGCGACATCGGCCACGCCATCCAGACCTTCGCCGAAAACGCCGGCTTCTCGATCGTGCGCGAGTTCTGCGGCCACGGCATCGGCCAGAAGTTCCACGAGGAGCCACAGGTCCTGCATTACGGCCGCCCCGGCACGCTCGAAGAGCTGGTGCCCGGCATGGTGTTCACCATCGAGCCGATGATCAACGCCGGCAAGCGCGAGATCCGCGAAACGGGCGACGGCTGGACCATCGTGACGCGCGACCGCTCGCTCTCCGCGCAGTGGGAGCACACGGTGCTGGTCACCGAGACGGGCTACGAAGTGTTGACGCTCTCGGCCGGCAGCCCGCCGCCGCCGGCGTTCGTCGCGCCGCCCGTCTCCGTCAACGCCAGCGCCAGCGTCTGA
- a CDS encoding acetyl-CoA C-acetyltransferase, giving the protein MSDIVIVAAARTAVGKFGGSLAKVPAPELGAAVIADLLKRAKLTGDQISEVVLGQVLTAGSGQNAARQAVIKSGLPQAVPALTINAVCGSGLKAVMLAAQSIRDGDTDIVIAGGQENMSLAPHVLPNSRDGQRMGDWKLVDSMIVDGLFDVYNQYHMGITAENVAKKYGISREAQDALALASQQKAAAAQDAGRFKDEIVPFSIPQKKGDPVVFATDEFVNRKTNAEALAGLRPAFDKAGGVTAGNASGINDGAAGVVVMSAKRADQLGLTPLARIKSYATTALDPAYMGMGPVPASQKALQRAGWKAADLDLLEINEAFAAQACAVNNEMGWDTSKVNVNGGAIAIGHPIGASGCRILVTLLHEMQRRNAKKGIASLCIGGGMGVALTVER; this is encoded by the coding sequence ATGTCTGACATCGTCATCGTCGCAGCCGCCCGTACCGCCGTGGGCAAATTCGGTGGGAGCCTGGCCAAGGTGCCGGCGCCCGAACTCGGCGCCGCCGTGATCGCCGACCTGCTCAAGCGCGCCAAGCTCACCGGCGACCAGATCAGCGAGGTCGTGCTCGGCCAGGTGCTGACCGCCGGCTCGGGCCAGAACGCCGCCCGCCAGGCCGTCATCAAGAGCGGCCTGCCGCAGGCTGTGCCGGCGCTGACCATCAACGCCGTCTGCGGCTCGGGCCTCAAGGCCGTGATGCTGGCGGCGCAATCCATCCGCGACGGCGACACCGACATCGTGATCGCCGGCGGCCAGGAGAACATGAGCCTCGCGCCCCACGTGCTGCCCAACTCGCGCGACGGCCAGCGCATGGGCGACTGGAAGCTCGTCGATTCGATGATCGTTGACGGCCTCTTCGACGTGTACAACCAGTACCACATGGGCATCACCGCCGAAAACGTCGCCAAGAAGTACGGCATCAGCCGTGAAGCGCAAGACGCGCTGGCCCTGGCCTCGCAGCAGAAGGCCGCTGCCGCGCAGGATGCCGGACGGTTCAAGGACGAGATCGTGCCCTTCAGCATTCCGCAGAAGAAGGGCGACCCGGTCGTCTTCGCCACCGACGAGTTCGTGAACCGCAAGACCAACGCCGAAGCGCTGGCCGGCCTGCGCCCCGCCTTCGACAAGGCGGGTGGCGTGACCGCCGGCAATGCCTCGGGCATCAACGACGGTGCCGCCGGCGTGGTGGTGATGAGCGCCAAGCGTGCCGACCAGCTCGGCTTGACGCCGCTCGCCCGCATCAAGAGCTACGCGACCACCGCGCTCGACCCGGCCTACATGGGCATGGGCCCGGTGCCGGCCTCGCAAAAGGCCCTGCAGCGCGCCGGTTGGAAGGCGGCCGACCTCGACCTGCTCGAAATCAACGAAGCCTTCGCCGCACAAGCGTGCGCCGTCAACAACGAGATGGGCTGGGACACCAGCAAGGTGAACGTGAACGGTGGTGCGATTGCGATCGGGCACCCCATCGGTGCGTCCGGTTGCCGCATTCTGGTGACGCTGCTGCATGAAATGCAGCGCCGCAATGCCAAGAAGGGCATCGCAAGCCTGTGCATCGGCGGTGGCATGGGCGTTGCACTGACGGTGGAACGCTGA
- the phbB gene encoding acetoacetyl-CoA reductase produces the protein MSKKVAYVTGGMGGIGTTMCQRLYKDGFTVVAGCGPSRDFKKWLDEQKALGFEFYASVGNVGDWDSTVAAFQKTKAEVGPIDVLVNNAGITRDGMFKKMSRADWDAVIETNLTSLFNVTKQVIDDMLEKGWGRIINISSVNGEKGQFGQTNYSAAKAGMHGFTMALAQEVANKGVTVNTVSPGYIATDMVKAIRQDVLDKIVAGIPVKRLGTPEDIASIVSWVASDESGFATGADFSVNGGLHMG, from the coding sequence ATGTCGAAGAAAGTTGCATACGTCACCGGGGGCATGGGTGGCATCGGAACCACCATGTGCCAACGGCTGTACAAGGACGGTTTCACCGTGGTGGCCGGCTGCGGCCCGAGCCGCGACTTCAAGAAATGGCTCGATGAACAGAAAGCCCTCGGCTTCGAGTTCTACGCCTCGGTGGGCAACGTGGGCGACTGGGATTCGACCGTCGCCGCGTTCCAGAAGACCAAGGCCGAAGTGGGCCCGATCGACGTGCTGGTCAACAACGCCGGCATCACCCGCGACGGCATGTTCAAGAAGATGAGCCGCGCCGATTGGGACGCGGTGATCGAGACCAACCTCACGAGCCTCTTCAACGTGACCAAGCAGGTCATCGACGACATGCTCGAAAAGGGCTGGGGCCGCATCATCAACATCAGCTCGGTCAACGGCGAGAAGGGCCAGTTCGGCCAGACCAACTACTCGGCGGCCAAGGCCGGCATGCACGGGTTCACGATGGCGCTGGCGCAGGAAGTGGCCAACAAGGGCGTGACGGTCAACACCGTGAGCCCGGGCTACATCGCGACCGACATGGTCAAGGCGATCCGGCAAGACGTGCTCGACAAGATCGTCGCCGGCATCCCCGTCAAGCGCCTGGGCACGCCGGAAGACATCGCGTCCATCGTGTCGTGGGTGGCGTCGGATGAGTCGGGCTTTGCGACGGGTGCTGACTTCTCGGTCAACGGCGGCCTGCACATGGGTTGA
- a CDS encoding rhodanese-like domain-containing protein, with protein sequence MPTVHSSFYKFVALDDPAAVAAGLRALGNGLLGSVLVAHEGLNGVLAGPDEALDAFERELTLDPRFAGMAFKRSACRTPPFARLAIHVKPEVVAVGVPYAPAVGTQRTPQEWRELIARDDVVVLDNRNSFEYRLGHFAGAVDPGVANFRDFPRYVAEHAAEWKAAGKEVAMYCTGGIRCEKTAAWMQGLGLTVHELRRRHPPILPGHARRRARLAGRVFRVRQPHRARYPPAADRHHGRRGLCRRARW encoded by the coding sequence ATGCCCACGGTCCATTCTTCGTTCTACAAGTTCGTCGCGCTTGACGACCCGGCTGCAGTCGCAGCCGGGCTGCGTGCGCTTGGCAATGGCTTGCTGGGCAGCGTGCTCGTCGCGCACGAAGGCCTCAATGGCGTGCTCGCGGGGCCTGACGAGGCGCTCGACGCGTTCGAGCGCGAACTGACGCTGGACCCCCGGTTTGCCGGCATGGCCTTCAAGCGGAGCGCCTGCCGCACGCCGCCGTTTGCGCGTCTCGCCATCCATGTGAAGCCCGAGGTGGTGGCGGTGGGCGTGCCCTATGCGCCAGCCGTGGGCACGCAGCGCACACCGCAAGAATGGCGCGAGCTGATCGCACGCGATGACGTGGTGGTGCTCGACAACCGCAACAGCTTCGAATACCGCCTCGGCCATTTCGCGGGTGCGGTGGACCCGGGCGTTGCCAATTTCCGGGACTTCCCCCGCTACGTGGCCGAGCATGCGGCGGAGTGGAAGGCTGCCGGCAAAGAGGTGGCGATGTACTGCACCGGCGGCATCCGCTGCGAGAAGACGGCAGCGTGGATGCAGGGCCTCGGCCTCACCGTGCACGAGCTTCGAAGGCGGCATCCTCCAATACTTCCAGGCCATGCCCGACGCCGAGCGCGACTGGCAGGGCGAGTGTTTCGTGTTCGACAACCGCATCGCGCTCGATACCCGCCTGCAGCAGACCGACACCACGGCCGAAGAGGTCTATGCCGGCGAGCCCGATGGTGA
- a CDS encoding [protein-PII] uridylyltransferase — protein MAETQGAPVGRSISEQRARFREGKTALLNHFRESRPSATAASRLVRALARHVDQTLAELWEHALMPPGATLVAVGGYGRGELYPHSDVDVLVLLPPEHSTLGANDALKSSIEGFITACWDIGLEIGSSVRTIDECIAESENDVTVQTALLESRPLCGAKKLYNQFRRVYDAAMDPKAFFRAKTLEMRQRHQKYEDTPYSLEPNCKESPGGLRDLQVLIWVARAAGLGRSWTELAGKGLITPFEVKQLQRNEGVLRLIRARLHMVAGRREDRLVFDLQTAVAESFGYTAPKGQRVSEVLMRRYYWAAKAVAQLNQILILNIEERIHGVADAPMQPINERFLDRGGLLEVASDDLYERNPHAILETFLVFQQTHGIEGLSARTLRALYNAREVMDGDFRRDPVNRHTFMEILQQPEGQTHAFRLMNQTSVLGRYLWVFRRIVGQMQHDLFHVYTVDQHILMVLRNVRRFFIADHAHEYPFCSQLASTFDRPWVLYIAALFHDVAKGRGGDHSDLGATEVRRFCRDHGLTRDDTQLCEFLVKGHLTMSRIAQKEDLSDPEVIEGFAKLVGTERRLTALYLLTVADIRGTSPKVWNAWKGKLLEDLYRLTLRALGGARPNVDAEIESRKQEARHTLNLYSLLPGTEGPLWQTLELSYFVRHDAGDIAWHARSLFRHVDSKEPVVRARLSSLGEGLQVLVYAPDRPDLFARICGYFDSAGFNILDAKIHTTKAGYALDTFQVISPTLDHHYRDLISLVETQATQALKAEGPLPEPSRGRLSRRVKSFPITPRVTLRPDERGQRWLLGVSTSDRSGLLYSIARVLAQHHINLQLAKITTLGERVEDTFLIDGSALQQNKLQIQVETELLDAITP, from the coding sequence GTGGCCGAAACCCAAGGCGCCCCCGTTGGGCGCAGCATCAGCGAGCAGCGTGCGCGCTTCCGTGAAGGCAAGACGGCGCTGCTGAACCACTTCCGCGAGTCGCGCCCCTCCGCCACGGCCGCCAGCCGCCTGGTGCGCGCCCTGGCCCGCCACGTCGACCAGACGCTGGCCGAACTGTGGGAGCACGCACTGATGCCGCCCGGCGCCACGCTGGTGGCCGTGGGCGGCTATGGCCGCGGCGAGCTGTACCCGCACTCCGACGTGGACGTGCTGGTGCTGCTGCCCCCCGAGCACTCGACCCTCGGCGCCAACGACGCGCTCAAGTCCTCCATCGAAGGTTTCATCACCGCCTGCTGGGACATCGGCCTGGAGATCGGCTCCAGCGTGCGCACCATCGACGAGTGCATCGCCGAGAGCGAGAACGACGTCACCGTGCAGACCGCGCTGCTGGAATCACGCCCGCTGTGCGGCGCGAAGAAGCTCTACAACCAGTTCCGCCGTGTGTACGACGCGGCGATGGACCCGAAGGCCTTCTTCCGCGCCAAGACGCTCGAGATGCGCCAGCGCCACCAGAAGTACGAAGACACGCCCTACTCGCTGGAGCCCAACTGCAAGGAAAGCCCCGGCGGCCTGCGCGACCTGCAGGTGCTGATCTGGGTGGCCCGCGCCGCGGGCCTTGGCCGCAGCTGGACCGAACTCGCCGGCAAGGGCCTCATCACGCCCTTCGAGGTGAAGCAGTTGCAGCGCAACGAAGGTGTGCTGCGGCTCATCCGCGCGCGCCTGCACATGGTGGCCGGCCGGCGTGAAGATCGCCTCGTTTTCGACCTGCAGACCGCCGTGGCCGAAAGCTTCGGCTACACCGCGCCCAAGGGCCAGCGTGTGAGCGAAGTGCTGATGCGCCGCTATTACTGGGCGGCCAAGGCGGTGGCGCAGCTCAACCAGATCCTCATTCTCAACATCGAAGAGCGCATCCACGGCGTGGCCGATGCGCCAATGCAGCCGATCAACGAGCGATTCCTCGACCGCGGCGGCCTGCTCGAAGTCGCGAGCGACGACCTCTACGAGCGCAACCCGCACGCCATCCTCGAGACCTTCCTGGTCTTCCAGCAGACGCACGGCATTGAAGGCCTGTCGGCCCGCACGCTGCGAGCGCTCTACAACGCCCGCGAGGTGATGGACGGCGACTTCCGCCGCGACCCGGTGAACCGGCACACCTTCATGGAGATCCTGCAGCAGCCCGAAGGCCAGACGCATGCCTTCCGGCTAATGAACCAGACCTCGGTGCTCGGCCGCTACCTCTGGGTGTTCCGCCGCATCGTCGGGCAGATGCAGCACGACCTCTTCCACGTCTACACCGTGGACCAGCACATCCTGATGGTGCTGCGCAACGTGCGCCGCTTCTTCATCGCCGACCATGCGCACGAGTACCCGTTCTGTTCGCAGCTTGCGTCGACCTTCGACCGGCCCTGGGTGCTCTACATCGCCGCCCTCTTCCACGACGTGGCCAAGGGCCGCGGCGGCGACCACTCCGACCTCGGTGCGACCGAGGTGCGTCGCTTTTGCCGCGACCACGGGCTGACGCGCGACGACACACAGCTGTGCGAGTTCCTGGTCAAGGGTCACCTGACGATGTCGCGCATCGCACAGAAGGAAGACCTGAGCGACCCGGAAGTCATCGAAGGTTTCGCCAAGCTCGTGGGCACCGAGCGCCGCCTCACCGCGCTCTACCTGCTGACGGTCGCCGACATCCGCGGCACCAGCCCCAAGGTGTGGAACGCCTGGAAGGGCAAGCTGCTGGAAGACCTGTACCGCCTCACGCTGCGCGCGCTGGGCGGCGCGCGGCCGAACGTCGACGCGGAGATCGAGTCGCGCAAGCAGGAGGCGCGGCACACGCTCAACCTCTACTCGCTGCTGCCCGGCACCGAGGGCCCGCTGTGGCAGACGCTGGAGCTCAGCTACTTCGTGCGCCACGATGCCGGCGACATCGCCTGGCATGCCCGCTCGCTGTTCCGCCACGTCGACTCGAAAGAGCCGGTCGTGCGGGCCCGCCTGTCATCACTCGGCGAAGGCCTGCAGGTGCTGGTCTACGCACCCGACCGGCCCGATCTCTTTGCCCGCATCTGCGGCTACTTCGACAGCGCCGGCTTCAACATCCTGGACGCGAAGATCCACACCACCAAGGCCGGCTATGCGCTCGACACCTTCCAGGTGATCAGCCCGACGCTCGACCACCACTACCGTGACCTGATCTCGCTGGTGGAGACGCAGGCGACGCAGGCGCTGAAGGCCGAGGGCCCACTGCCCGAGCCCTCGCGCGGGCGTCTGTCGCGGCGCGTGAAGTCCTTCCCCATCACGCCGCGTGTCACGCTGCGGCCCGATGAACGCGGCCAGCGCTGGCTGCTGGGCGTGTCGACCAGCGACCGCTCGGGCCTGCTCTATTCCATCGCCCGCGTGCTGGCGCAGCACCACATCAACCTGCAGCTCGCCAAGATCACGACGCTCGGCGAGCGGGTGGAAGACACCTTCCTGATCGACGGTTCGGCGTTGCAGCAGAACAAGCTGCAGATCCAGGTGGAAACCGAGCTGCTCGACGCCATAACACCCTAG
- a CDS encoding pseudouridine synthase, protein MKPSDLPLPVRDGVGPSCVALPEGAWPTIAVFLIERFARIDEATWRTRIDAGEVVDSRGRVVRHDTPFEAQLKVYYYRQPAAERPFPQQEVVVYQDDWIVVADKPHFMPVTPSGRHLHETLLVRLKRRLGIDTLAPAHRIDRDTAGLVLFSVQPHTRGAYQSVFRERSARKVYEAIAPWRADLEWPLTLRNRLVDGDNFMTMREVPGEPNSETLIELLESKGDLGRYRLQPLSGKRHQLRVHMAGLGLPLLNDGIYPVLQPECDVPDFTRPLQLVARELAFTDPVSGAPRAFESAYRLVL, encoded by the coding sequence ATGAAGCCATCTGATCTGCCTCTGCCTGTGCGCGATGGGGTGGGGCCGAGCTGCGTGGCCCTGCCCGAGGGCGCGTGGCCGACGATCGCGGTATTCCTGATCGAGCGCTTTGCACGCATCGACGAGGCCACGTGGCGCACACGCATCGACGCTGGCGAAGTGGTCGACTCGCGAGGGCGCGTGGTGCGGCACGACACGCCTTTTGAGGCGCAGCTCAAGGTCTACTACTACCGCCAGCCTGCGGCCGAACGGCCGTTTCCGCAGCAGGAGGTCGTGGTCTACCAGGACGATTGGATCGTCGTCGCCGACAAGCCGCACTTCATGCCCGTCACACCATCAGGCCGGCACCTGCACGAAACGCTGCTCGTGCGGCTCAAGCGCAGGCTCGGCATTGACACCCTCGCGCCAGCGCACCGCATCGACCGCGACACCGCAGGCCTCGTGCTCTTCAGCGTGCAGCCCCACACGCGCGGTGCCTACCAGTCGGTGTTTCGCGAACGCAGCGCACGCAAGGTCTACGAGGCCATCGCACCGTGGCGGGCCGATCTCGAATGGCCGCTGACGCTGCGCAATCGTTTGGTCGACGGCGACAACTTCATGACCATGCGCGAAGTGCCCGGTGAGCCGAACAGCGAGACGCTGATCGAGCTGCTCGAGTCCAAAGGCGATCTGGGCCGCTACCGCCTGCAGCCGCTGAGTGGCAAGCGCCACCAGTTGCGGGTCCACATGGCCGGGCTCGGCCTGCCCCTGCTGAACGACGGCATTTACCCGGTGCTGCAGCCCGAGTGCGACGTGCCCGATTTCACCCGGCCCCTGCAGCTCGTGGCGCGCGAACTCGCGTTCACCGACCCGGTGAGCGGCGCGCCACGCGCCTTCGAGAGCGCCTACCGGTTGGTTCTGTAG